GAGAAAGCACACGGCAGGTTGAATCTCCCAACTAAGGGTGAGGCTGCGGAAGTCAAAAGCCAACCATTACAAACCCAGTTCAAGAGCAACGGCTTTTACAAGTGCATCAACTTCGGGTTGTGTGGTATAACCATGAATGCTGAATCGTAAAATCGTGGCGTCAAGCCACGTTAAGCAAATGCACTGAATACTATACTTTTCCAGCAGAACACGCTGGAACTGTGCTGAATCCAAAACCATTGGTACCAACACCGACCCCATCATCAACCTGTGCTGTTCCCAGTCGGACTGCACAGGTTGAATTGTATTATGAAGGCTGCATAGTGCCTGAACACCATACTGTACCAGCAAATGCGAGTCGGATATCACTTTGTTCCAGTTGCTTTTTTTCATCCACCGCTGTGCTGCGTGAATTGTTAAAAAACATGATGGATCGCGCGTACCCAAATATTCGTGCTCATCAATAAACGTACCGTCGTTTACTGATGTCCACGTATTGCCCCAGCTACCAATAAGGGGCGGAACATGTTGCTGCAGATGTGGTGCTACCCAAAGCATACCCGATCCCTTGGGCATACACATCCATTTGTGACAGTTAGCGGTGTACATGTCTGCACCGAGCACTCCAAGGTCAAGGTCAATATGCCCAAGGGCATGTGCACCGTCAACCAGCAACAGTACTTTTTGCCGTTGCGTAAATTCTGCAAGACGCTCTACTGGCATACGCGCCGCCGTCGGCGATGTGATATGGCTAATAAAAACGGCCCGTGTTTTCCCGGTAATTGCCTTTGTTATGATATGCATAACCGTTTCAGCATCCGGAACTGGGATTGGAATGGCAACGGTTGAAATTGTTATGCCTGTACCTTGCAGGTGGAACTCCCATGCACGGCGGCATGCACCGTATTCATGATCCGTTAATAGTATCTCGTCGCCGGCATTAAGATAACGCGCCATGGCGTACGCCATAACGTTGGCGCCATAGGTGCTGTTGGTAACAAACACCAGGTCAGTGCGCCGTGCTCCCACCATTTGGGCAAGCTGTTCACGAGCCTGCTGCATACGTTCAGGGAGAGCATGAAAAAACGCTACAGGTTCCTTTTCAAGCAGCTGCTGCCACCGAAACTCTTCATCTAAAATTTCTTTCGGACATGCCCCGAACGAACCATGGTTTAGGAATACAACGTCGGGATTCAGTAAGAAATCGCTTCTGTCCATCATTGTTGACCTTTTTGTGCAATTCGGATACGGACGGCTCGCTGATATGCACGTTCGGCCGGGTTATGTGCGGTCTGCGGGTCTGCCGATGTAAATTCATACGTTACCATGGCCGACGGTATTCCAAGGTATCTAACGGCTGCTTCGGCTCTCTTAATTTGAAGCTGCCGATTGTAGTCAGCTGAGCCAAATTCGTCAGTTCCGGCTATCACCGTAATGAAAGCCCCTTCCCGGATCGCCTTCCGTACTGAATCGGCAACCCGAATGTTGACGGCTGAGAATGAGTCCGAATCAAAATCAAATAGGGCCAGAAGTATGGTGTTACTGTTAACGCCACGCAGATCAGTTTGTTCAACTTTTTTACGTACAAGATTTTTCTGTACAATGGTAACGATTGCAGCGGCAGTTGCCATTACACTATTCGAATCGGCATCGGTGGTGCGGACGGTTACCAATATCGGCCGCGAGATGGCCTGATTGGTGGTTGCGTGATTAAACGTCATGGTAACAGGTATCACGGGTTCGGTTGTTACGCTTTGGGTTGTGGTTCCGCCTTTCACGGTTACGTACGAGGTGCAGGGCGGCGCTCCGCATGTTAGCACATGCATTGCAGAGAGCTGTACGGGATCGGCATAGGCTGCCACCGATTCTGAGTATCGGTGCAGCATTCTGGCCTGCTCGCCAAGACGAACCTTAACGTACCGGGCTTCTGCCGCCAGCTCAGGCCGTGCAGTTGAGTCAGCTCTCTTCATCACAATACGTACCAGGTTGCGATCTACATCCAGCATGTCGATTAGGGCTGATAAACGCGACCGTGACAGACTCGGGTCTTCGTCATACGATGTTGATCCGGTTAACTCCATCAGTTCGCGCTGATCAGTTGCATCGACTACTGACTGCCGGACAGCCTGGGCAAAGCGTACCAGCGCTTCCTGACCACCAATGGGTTCAGTGCTGTTATAGTGGTAATACAATACAGGCTGCACTGCGCAGATGGTGTCGGTAATGGTTGCATTTATTACAGGTACGATAATCGTATCATTTCTAACCACTGCATGTTCCGACTGCGCGGCAAGAATTAAACTCGAAACCGGAACCGGCTTCACCTGTGGCGGCGGTGGTGGCGGCGGCGGCGGAGGAGGAGGAGGAGAGGGCCGGGGGACTGCATACGAAAACAGTACTCCGGCATCAATGCCGGAAATTACCCAGGGGGCAGCCTTTGTAATACTGCTCAGGCCGACCGTATAGCTTGCAAAAGGAAAAAAGTTGATGTCTTTTGTCAATGGGACCCGGTATAGCGCAGCCAGACGAATACTAAACGTTAATGACGTAGGCTGCGGAAGCTGACCCTGTTGGGCTTCGCGTATTCGGGTTCCGTTTTCAAAAACATACGCCGGATCTGCCGGAGCCACAAGTTCCTGCTGTTGCTCCAGGTGTGTGGTTAGTGGAACTCCAACGCGGATACCCGTCAGTAGAAAGACGTCTGTAAGGGGCGTAGGGAGTAGGGCAGCAGGCTCAACCTCGAAGGTCGTGTACGAAAGGCTGGCACGGTGTTCAACAATACCATCAGTTACCGAAGTACCGCTGATGATGTTACCCACTTCTTCGTTCTGCAAGGCAGTCCCGGGTAATAGACGGAGTCCACCCATAACACCCACCTGAACTGCTCTGTTAAATAACTTTAGCGGTGTAGTAGTAAAAATGCCAACGCCAAGTCCGGCACTAACCCCAAATCCGTTGGTGTATGAGCTGCAACAATTGGGGAAACCCGGCAATTCAGTGAAGTCCAAACTGTGAACCGAGGCGCCTCCGAAAACCTGACCTACCAGGATTGTGCCTGATTGATTGCCAGAAGAATCTGTATCGGCTCCCTGCATAACAGTAACCGACAGTACAATCACCACATACCGGAATATCATCCCGAGTACAGAATCCCGTGTATGAAGCATCTATTGTACCACCACAAATGGTATTCGAAGAATTTCCTGTGCGCTCTGAACCTCTACTGCATACAAGCCCGGAACAACCCCGGCAAGTGATATCGGTATCTCGGCATCTCGGTTAATCATAATATTACTTGCTACATCAGCAATATGGTTACCATCGGATCCCACCAGCCGGACGGATACGTGTACGGGGCTAACGGTATGGACGGCAACTGTGGCGTGTCCGCCTGCAGGTTGCGGAAACACAACGGCTGCCACGGGCTGTCCGCCGGTACGGATAATGCGCCTTACAGGATCGGGATGCTGAATAATCAGGGCACCGCTCTTGAACGTAACGGGGATTGCAGAGCCAAACCCATCTGCCGGAATAAAATCAATTAAGCATGAGTCAACTTCGGCCATCCCTGCGTAGCCATGCAGACGGGCGATCTCGGCAGTGCCGGTAAAGTCACCGTCTATCCTGAAATGAATCGTCCGCCACTGATCCGTTACTTCCTGTGAAACAATACTTACTTCGCCAACATCCGACGTTATGGTCCGTGCAAGGAACAAGCGGGGGTGCAAACGCAGTTTCCCCTCAAAGAACCTCTGTCCTGCATACAACTGCTGCTCGTTGATCTGCGCAATAACCGGGATGCTTAGCGTGTCGTTCCGGGGATCTGACGTTATCCGTGCCGATGAGATAACGGCTGATCCTGAGTACAGCCGTAGTCCAACCTTGTTCTGTGCTCCACACGGCTGAACATAGAATTGCAGATATGCATTGCCGGAAGTTGTACCGCCAAGGTAGCGGACATCAATTCCCGTTGTCTGGCCGGGCTGCAACTCTACCGGCATCGGCGTTACGATACTGAACGGCTCACCGGATACAATCGAAACTGAGTCGATAGTAACCTTGTTTGTGTTATTGTTGGTAACGGTAATTGACCGAACAGGAATCTCCGGAATAAACGGAAGATCGGTGTGCGAAAGGTCAAGCAGTGCGCCACTGCCCCTGCCGGTAACTTTAACAAAGCGGCGCACAACATCCTGTCCCGCGTACCTGATGATAACGATGCCGGTATCCAGTCCCAGTTGGCGGGGAACAAACTCAACGGCAACAACCAGGGTTCCGCCGGGTGGGAGCACTGAGTCCACAATTGCTTCGGCAATGCGGTACTGAGCGTTTAAGCCCCCTTGTACAAAAACATTGTTGATGACCACGCTAACGGGGTCGATATTCCTGAGCACGGCAAGACGTAAAATCTTTGATGATCCAACACACAGGTCGCCAAAATCTCCGTTGGCAAGCAGCATTTCAAAGTTCCGGTCGGCTACATTCACGCGCACAGGTACCTGAACACGTGCTCCGCATGCCTCAAGGACAACTGTATCGGTAAGCAATCCGGTGTCTGCCACTGCAGCATTAATCAGGAGATCCAGGCATTCACCCGGATTAAGCGTATCGGGCAGCCGTACATTTTTCACGTGCAGCCACTTGCCGAGCGTTGTTCGTACGGATGTATAAATGATTGGCACCGTACCGGTATTGCACACGGCACGTTGAATAAGTGTGTCCGTAGAGGTTCCAATGTACATCGGACTCAGTGTTACATGTTCTGCTGCGTATTGTATCGGAACAATACTAAATGTAGTATCTGAGGCGTCGGTTTCCGGAACACTAACCCTGCGCAGTAACAGGTTGTTGGTGCTGTCGATACTTGCCGAGACAATACTGGAGCCATTAGGACTGAAGGCAATATCGCTTAGCTTATTGCTGTGTCCGGCAGACGAACCGGAAGGCGGAAGCGCTGAATTTGACTGCAGGTCCAGCACTACAAGCTGGGGGTTAAATTCAAATCCCATATTGAGGAATGATCCGCTGGGACTAAACCCGAAGTTTACAACGTTGCTACCCTGCCGGTGCAGAATTCGCACCAAGGCATCCTGCTGCATATCGTACACATAGGTCATTTGCGATTTGGGTACGTTCAACCCTGCAACAAGCTGGGGTCCTGCCATAGCAACCAGTCGCCCATCGGTAGTAGCCGTAACAAGTGATGCATAGGGTCCAAGTGCCTCAGCAATACCGGTTTGAGCCCGTTGTTCTTCGGCTCCGGTCATTGCGGAATACCGTACTACCGACCCGTCCAAGAATGCAACTGTCAGAGTTGAGCCCGTCATCCCAACGGATGCAGCAGTAGCACTGAGTTTGATGGGAATACCCGATTCAAGGTTCGCCGGGTTAAAACTCGGGATGCGGGATGCAAACCGAGGAAGAACATATCCCACGCTCCCGTCTGATGTTGTACGAATCGTTAGGGGTTGGATATCAGAATCCACCGTCATAGTGAGTGCCGGTTGTGACGTACCACTGTTAAACTTTGTGATTGTACCTCCGGATGAACCAGCACGAGAGTGTAAGCTCAGAATATCTCTGCCTGCTCCAACATAACAAAGAGCACTTACCGGTGGGGTGCCTGACGGTGCACGATACTCACCAACTTTTTTACCATCAGCAGCATCGTATTCTACAATGTCACCATTGCCAAAAGCTGCTGCCAGATACCGTCCGTTTGCATTAAACGCAGCGGCAAGGGCAGGTTCGTGTGGTGTTGCAAGCCACTGTGAAAATGCGGCTTCAAACTTCTGGTACACACGGATGCGTACTGCAGAGCTTATGGTATTCGGAACCTCCCATTGCAGCGAGCTATCCATTGTGCTGTCGATATACGTCCAGGATTTACCATTGTCCACCGTGTACTCTGCATGTGCCTGAAACCCGGGAGTCATCCCCGCCCACCTCAGGTTTATCGTCTGGCATGGTGTTACCAGCTCGCCGCCATTAGGGTACACAACATTCAGCACTGTCCGTCGCGGGTATGCCGGAGGGTTGGCCAGGATGATCACCGTTGTTCTTAAGCCCCCTTCAAAGGTAATGGTAAGCACATCGCTCAACGGCTTGGTTGTGGTAGGTTCACATACAAGGTCAATCCTGTATTCCAGCGGAGAAATCACTGTAGCAGGCAGTGGACCTGACCCAAAGGAACCCTTCCACAGTGCTTTTACTTCGGGGCGGGTGGTGGTAACGGACTCGATTACAATTGGCCGTTCGTGTTTTCCTGTTGCATCGAGTGCAGCATCTGTTGCCACAACTTTAAGTTTCAGGGTATCGGAGGCGCCGGGAGCAACAGATCCAAAGTCAATGTAACCGCGAATGTTTCTGCTCATACTGTCGCGTACAACAACAGTACCTCCTTTGCTTT
This is a stretch of genomic DNA from Ignavibacteria bacterium. It encodes these proteins:
- a CDS encoding WD40 repeat domain-containing protein codes for the protein MVLGTTFQRYIVLLTAFLLFGSALYSQFTVTPVAFPGGSTLDISGYPTLKAQVRTTYKGQPVVLGANTVYLLETNVALVPESVTHVGNGVHLVVWKSIRFGEGLGARLIASYEGITASTPFSATFNKSKGGTVVVRDSMSRNIRGYIDFGSVAPGASDTLKLKVVATDAALDATGKHERPIVIESVTTTRPEVKALWKGSFGSGPLPATVISPLEYRIDLVCEPTTTKPLSDVLTITFEGGLRTTVIILANPPAYPRRTVLNVVYPNGGELVTPCQTINLRWAGMTPGFQAHAEYTVDNGKSWTYIDSTMDSSLQWEVPNTISSAVRIRVYQKFEAAFSQWLATPHEPALAAAFNANGRYLAAAFGNGDIVEYDAADGKKVGEYRAPSGTPPVSALCYVGAGRDILSLHSRAGSSGGTITKFNSGTSQPALTMTVDSDIQPLTIRTTSDGSVGYVLPRFASRIPSFNPANLESGIPIKLSATAASVGMTGSTLTVAFLDGSVVRYSAMTGAEEQRAQTGIAEALGPYASLVTATTDGRLVAMAGPQLVAGLNVPKSQMTYVYDMQQDALVRILHRQGSNVVNFGFSPSGSFLNMGFEFNPQLVVLDLQSNSALPPSGSSAGHSNKLSDIAFSPNGSSIVSASIDSTNNLLLRRVSVPETDASDTTFSIVPIQYAAEHVTLSPMYIGTSTDTLIQRAVCNTGTVPIIYTSVRTTLGKWLHVKNVRLPDTLNPGECLDLLINAAVADTGLLTDTVVLEACGARVQVPVRVNVADRNFEMLLANGDFGDLCVGSSKILRLAVLRNIDPVSVVINNVFVQGGLNAQYRIAEAIVDSVLPPGGTLVVAVEFVPRQLGLDTGIVIIRYAGQDVVRRFVKVTGRGSGALLDLSHTDLPFIPEIPVRSITVTNNNTNKVTIDSVSIVSGEPFSIVTPMPVELQPGQTTGIDVRYLGGTTSGNAYLQFYVQPCGAQNKVGLRLYSGSAVISSARITSDPRNDTLSIPVIAQINEQQLYAGQRFFEGKLRLHPRLFLARTITSDVGEVSIVSQEVTDQWRTIHFRIDGDFTGTAEIARLHGYAGMAEVDSCLIDFIPADGFGSAIPVTFKSGALIIQHPDPVRRIIRTGGQPVAAVVFPQPAGGHATVAVHTVSPVHVSVRLVGSDGNHIADVASNIMINRDAEIPISLAGVVPGLYAVEVQSAQEILRIPFVVVQ
- a CDS encoding aminotransferase class V-fold PLP-dependent enzyme; this translates as MMDRSDFLLNPDVVFLNHGSFGACPKEILDEEFRWQQLLEKEPVAFFHALPERMQQAREQLAQMVGARRTDLVFVTNSTYGANVMAYAMARYLNAGDEILLTDHEYGACRRAWEFHLQGTGITISTVAIPIPVPDAETVMHIITKAITGKTRAVFISHITSPTAARMPVERLAEFTQRQKVLLLVDGAHALGHIDLDLGVLGADMYTANCHKWMCMPKGSGMLWVAPHLQQHVPPLIGSWGNTWTSVNDGTFIDEHEYLGTRDPSCFLTIHAAQRWMKKSNWNKVISDSHLLVQYGVQALCSLHNTIQPVQSDWEQHRLMMGSVLVPMVLDSAQFQRVLLEKYSIQCICLTWLDATILRFSIHGYTTQPEVDALVKAVALELGL